Genomic DNA from Chiloscyllium plagiosum isolate BGI_BamShark_2017 chromosome 9, ASM401019v2, whole genome shotgun sequence:
TTGCAATAAAAATAAAGATTCCATTTACCTTTGTGCTATTTGCCATTTACTGTAGTGCAGCATTTTGTAATCactttccatttaaatattttgctCCTTTAATTTTCGTATTAAATTGGATAACCTTGGATCTTCCACTATTATTTTTATTCCCACCTGTCagctatttttattcattctcctAAGCATACCTTTTGCAGATATTATTTTTGTCCCCTTTCAGAATTTGTTTTCCGTTTCCAACTCTTCTTTTGTATTGATAGAAAATATGGCTACAGTAcacttcagtcccttcatccaagtcaacaATATAGCTCTTAAATAATTGAAGACTCAGCTCTGATCCTTTTGGCATGCTAGTTGTAGCTTGCCAAACTAAAATTGGCCCATTTGGCCTGACTATTCATCTATTTTCTGAGAGCCCTTGCCTAGGGATTGGTCAGTAGAAGTGCTTACCAAGTGTCTTGCCCCACACTGTCACCTATCCACCAAAACCTTGAAGGCTTCTTAGTAAATTGTACTTTGGTAATCATCTGTAAGTTGCAACTTGCGTTTTGATTTTTGGATGCATTTAAAGTATTAGTTTAATATTGCACTTGCCTTTTCACACAATAGGCACTGAACATTTTGAAGCTCTGCTGCTTAGAATATATTTTATTCGTCCACCAGTTTTCATGAGAAAGTATTAATGTAGTGTTTTATATCCCAGATGTGCCCCAAAGATACATGTACTTTATTTAGTTGACCCACATCTAGGAGCATTTTGAGCATGTACAGCTTACAGAAATCTTAAATTGTCTAATGTTCCTTTTGTAGATTGGGGAAAAGAAACAAATGATCACAAAGGCAAAGTTGTGTTTTCTTTAGAATCTGAACATTTCGACTGAGAATATTGTTTGTGTGCTTGTACTGAACTGCAAAGTTTTGAAGAATATTCCACTGTTTCAAAAGTATTTTGGAAAAAGATTGTATATTTTTGGAATAGGTATATGCTTCAATCAAATGTTTTTGCCACTTGTTTATGATGGAAATGTGCAGTTAACTCCATATGTATCTCGTCCATTGTTGGAACTGTTGACTGAAGTTTTCGTCAACAATTCcatagattaatttcagatatcttatcgatatggacaagttggaccaaagggtctgtttccgtgctgtacatctctatgattctgtttgTCTGGGTGAATTTTACTTGGCTTTGTGCAGTTAATCTGGAGCTTTGTAGAAGTAACAATGTAACCAGCTTGTTGGAACAGAAACTCCAGTCTACATACATTGATGGCTGAACAATCAACAGTGCTGCTCTAAAGAACCAAGTATCGTTATAATGCATACAAAGTGTAATTATTGTGTATCCACATCTCCTGGCACTTCAGCTCGATCAACTTACTGCACTTGCATAAGACAGTTAACAAAAGCCTATGGTCACTTTATAATTCATTGATTTTATTTGTCTGTCTGGAATGTTTTTCAAGGATTGCCAGTCACTCagattgccttttttttttaatgttgaggAAAAGCTCTACATTTTTGCTGGGAGTTTCAAATAAGGCTCcttttgaaatgtggagctgtacTTCAAATTTGATACATTCATCATAGTTCAGGACGGTTGACGGTAAACAATACTCCCTTGTTCACAGTCAGTTGCTATGTTCTATGCTTTAAATGCCTAGTATGTCATCTAGCCACTTCAGTAGTGCATATGAAAGAGAGAGGTAAGGCAAGTCTGAGATTTGTGCtgtgcagtttagaaggatggggaggGATAGTGGAATATTGGACTCCTTGGGGAGAGGGGGGTGTCAGTTTTAGGTAGATGGGATTTTCAGGTCCTGGAGCAGAGGTCAGGTTCTGGGTGAGTGGGTGGTGGTTGGGTGTGATGGGTTGGGGTTTAGTTTATTAGTTTTTCAGGTTAGACTTCTAATAGTTTGCCTTTTTACTGGGTAACTATTTGCTGAATTGCAGCAGAACCATCccaattctcaatttaaatggatattttcagAGGATTCCAGGCCTGGAGAATTGCCCAACAGATTCTTCAATTTCCAAGGCAATTCCCACCAAGTCTGGTACATTGGAGATTCTGCAGGGTTCTGATGCACAACTCCCATCTACACTACAGCAAGTATTATCTGACTATTGAAAAATCTGAACGTAGGTTTTCTACATAAAAGTATCTCAAACCTGTCAACTCCAAATTACAATACAAAAATAAAGCTCAAAAAGTGCTCTTAAAATAAAGATGGACACTCTTGAGCAAAGTGCATTTAAGATTAGCTTTCAGCCGTTCTTTAGATGTTTTTCAACTATTATACGTTTATTATGAATGAATGACTGAAATAGACATCCAACAGTTTATGTGGCTCTGTTTAGATGCAGTATGTTCCAAAGAGGATACTAAACTTCCTTTTTGAGCCAATTGCAATGAATAAATGTTACAGCATAAACCTGTTAGGAGCAACTTTCTTTATCTCATGTAAAATCTGTTATGGACACATAATAAACTACAGTAGGTTCATATTTTTGGGGATATCTAGTCATAACTAAATTGCCCAGTTAGCTGTAACTGACATGTTAGAACATGTCTTTGAGAATAAGTTCCTTATTCCTTGTAAGGATCATGTCATTATGTTCAATGGGTTGGATCAGTAGCAAGTCTGTCGCAGCTGAATAAAATTTAAACTACAGCATCTTGAAACATACCGTACCTTCAAAAGGTTTAGCAGAAGGAacacttttttttggaaaaataacGTTCTGTGGTTAAAGTTAAGATACTTCTTTCATTTTGAAGGATTCATCCAAAAGTTAAACTGTGTACTCATTTTATGATCTTAAAATATCAATTTTAACACCAGTTGGGTGATAATTTAGTGGTGTCACTTAGATTTGTGACCATtgagttagaggatttgagctgtagggagaggctgaatatgctggggctatttttcctggagtgtcagaagctgaggggtgacctttatagaagtttataaaatccatgaggggcatgggtaggatgaatagccaaggtattctTCCCCAGAGCAGGGGAGTTCAAGGTAagtggggaaatatataaaagaaacctaagggacaactttttcacgcagagggtgatgactgtatggaatgagctgtcaaaggaagttgATACAActgtaagatttaaaaggcatttggatgggtgtatgaagagGAAGGCTCtacagggatataggccaaatgttggcaaatgggactagattaatttagaatatccagttggcatggatgagttggaccgactggtctgtttccatgctgtacaactgtgCCTGTATCTGCTTTGTGAAGGCATTTGGACTAACATTCTGTGGAGCTTTGCAGGCCAGTTACCTTACCAGTAAATTAGTTTTACAAAATGTGATAAAAATGTCTGAGTACTTAAGTACATCAAACTACTTTTATCTGTTGTTTCAGTAGTTCAGTTGGATGTAAAGCATCTCTGTTTACTGGTTGGAAGGGGGCAGCCAACTTTCCTGGTGTCTTGGCCAATTTTTCTATCTAATCAACATAAATGGaaacaggttagattagattactaacagtgtggaaacaggcccttcggcccaacaagtccacactgaccctccgaagagcaacccacccagatccatgccTCTACATttaccttcacctaacactacgggcaatttagcatggccaattcatctaacctgcatatttttggactgtgggaggaaaccggagcatccggaggaatcccacgcagacacggggagaatgtgcaatctccacacagacagttgcctgaggcgggaactgaacccgggtctttggcactgtgaggcaacagtgctaaccactgtgccaccgtgctgcccacattcaTCAAATTTTGCTGTTTGCAAGTTGGTGGCTATGTGTGTCCATAAGTGgctgcatttcaaaagtaatagattgcatctggagtattttgcTATTTTGATTTGCGGTAGTACCAAATTAATGCAAATTTTGTTACTGCTGACTTTATTTTGGTTTTTACAGCCAATGGCGAAGTTTTCAGACATTACTGGGACTTGGCACAGTTTATCTAGACTAAATCTGTCTGTTCTCTAAACCTTTTCACTGATAAAAAAGAATGGAATTCAGATATGCAAATGAATGCATGAAAAATTCTGTTTGCACAAGAATTTTATTCCATTCCagaattgcatttattttgataTGCGTTCAAACAGTCTGTATTAATTTTCTGATTTACGTAACTTTGGTACAGGATTGGATATAGTCTTATTTTTGAATTGttattcagttttttaaaaaatttttctcTTGTATCCTTAGATACGTGTTTAACCTATGGATAAAGTTGGAAAGATGTGGAgcaatttaaaatacagatgtCAGAACCTTTTTGTTAATGAAGTTGGAAGCAGAAATGAAAATGACTTAAACTGTCAGAAATGTTCGGTTAGTAAAAATGTAAGTGTACAAGCTAGTGATTTGCCTCAGCATGGTTTAAGTCCAttaaacagaaacagaactaTACCACTGGTTGCAGACACGTGTCTAAAAACAGATAAATGGAATAGAAATTGTGTTTCTGACATCCCAGAGATTGTTGAAACTGACTTAGATAAAGAGAATGAAAACTTGGCCACACCACCAGATTCTCATCTTGTTCGAAGAGACTCTTACTCCCGACATGCTCCATGGGGTGGAAAAAAGAAGCATTCTTGCTCTACAAAAATGCAAATGTCCTTTGATGTCGATAAACGCTTTAGTCGGACAAGGTATGGATTACAGAGACGTGAAAGACGCTATGGTGTAAGTTCTATACATGACATGGATAATTTGTCTAATCGGAGTATGACACGGCAATCTATACGCCAGCGATTGCAAGAAACTGTAGGACTGTGTTTTCCACTACGAGCCCGCAATAAACAATCTAAGAGCTTACTTTCCAGCCGGAGAAAAATATTGCTCTCTGAACTCATGCTTGAAAGATGTCCTTTTCCAGCTGGATCAGACCTAGCACAAAAATGGCATCTTATTAAGCAGCACACTGCTCCTGTAAGCTCACAGTCAGCCTGTTGGCTTGAGACTTTTGATCCAACTTTTGCTTCTGCAGAAGATGAAGAAGATAGACTTCGTGAAAGACGAAGACTCAGCATCGAAGAAGGAGTTGATCCTCCTCCCAATGCTCTTATACATACCTTTGAATCAACTGCACAAATTAATCAAACATACAAGCTGGGACCAAAGTTAGCACCTGGGATGAGTGAACTTTCTGGTGACAGTCGTGCAATAACAAATGGAGATTGGGACTCTGAAGAAGACACCACAACTCTCTGTCTCCAGGCACGCAAACAGAAATCACGGCAAGTGGCAGCAGAAAACATTAGTCATTCTACCAAACCTGGGCCCTGGAAAGTACACACACAAATTGATTACATTCATTGTCTGGTACCAGACCTACTACAGATTACAAGTAACTCTTGTTACTGGGGAGTGATGGACCGTTATGAAGCGGAGGCTCTCCTTGATGGCAAGCCTGAAGGTACTTTTTTACTCAGGGACTCCGCACAAGAGGACTACCTTTTTTCTGTGAGCTTCCGCCGTTATAATCGCTCTTTGCATGCAAGGATTGAGCAATGGAATCACAATTTTAGTTTTGATGCCCATGATCCCTGTGTTTTTCACTCTTCTACAGTAACTGGCCTTCTGGAACACTATAAAGATCCCAGTTCATGCATGTTTTTTGAACCTTTGCTTACTGTTCCACTGACCAGGACTCTTCCTTTTAGTCTGCAGTACATCTGCCGTGCAGCTATCTGCAACTGTACAACATATGATGGGATAGATGtacttccacttcctccacctcTGCAAGAGTATCTGAAAGAGTACCATTACAAGCAAAAAGTAAGGGTGCGATGGTTAGAATGAGAACCATTAAAGGTCATATGAGAAGTGCACCCAATGATTCTTGGCTCTTTTTGAGTTGCCAAAAAATCTTACTCATTGGGTATGTAGTTGAACGTTATTTGTAAGAATTCTTTCTGAATTATTTGGGCTTGAATTGACTTAGTTTGTGGTTACTCTTTCAGGTACTTGAGCACTTTGTGGTATCTGAGATTTTTAGTGGATACTGCTGTTCTACCTACAAATTTAATGTGCATGTATTTATTATGTTGGCTTCTAGGAATTTAC
This window encodes:
- the socs5a gene encoding suppressor of cytokine signaling 5a isoform X2 produces the protein MDKVGKMWSNLKYRCQNLFVNEVGSRNENDLNCQKCSVSKNVSVQASDLPQHGLSPLNRNRTIPLVADTCLKTDKWNRNCVSDIPEIVETDLDKENENLATPPDSHLVRRDSYSRHAPWGGKKKHSCSTKMQMSFDVDKRFSRTRYGLQRRERRYGVSSIHDMDNLSNRSMTRQSIRQRLQETVGLCFPLRARNKQSKSLLSSRRKILLSELMLERCPFPAGSDLAQKWHLIKQHTAPVSSQSACWLETFDPTFASAEDEEDRLRERRRLSIEEGVDPPPNALIHTFESTAQINQTYKLGPKLAPGMSELSGDSRAITNGDWDSEEDTTTLCLQARKQKSRQVAAENISHSTKPGPWKVHTQIDYIHCLVPDLLQITSNSCYWGVMDRYEAEALLDGKPEGDWTSLQFDLQLLLPYSGSTFCYEIDISNFFHYYTTKSSQNTRTMNHLPLSANDFPC
- the socs5a gene encoding suppressor of cytokine signaling 5a isoform X1; its protein translation is MDKVGKMWSNLKYRCQNLFVNEVGSRNENDLNCQKCSVSKNVSVQASDLPQHGLSPLNRNRTIPLVADTCLKTDKWNRNCVSDIPEIVETDLDKENENLATPPDSHLVRRDSYSRHAPWGGKKKHSCSTKMQMSFDVDKRFSRTRYGLQRRERRYGVSSIHDMDNLSNRSMTRQSIRQRLQETVGLCFPLRARNKQSKSLLSSRRKILLSELMLERCPFPAGSDLAQKWHLIKQHTAPVSSQSACWLETFDPTFASAEDEEDRLRERRRLSIEEGVDPPPNALIHTFESTAQINQTYKLGPKLAPGMSELSGDSRAITNGDWDSEEDTTTLCLQARKQKSRQVAAENISHSTKPGPWKVHTQIDYIHCLVPDLLQITSNSCYWGVMDRYEAEALLDGKPEGTFLLRDSAQEDYLFSVSFRRYNRSLHARIEQWNHNFSFDAHDPCVFHSSTVTGLLEHYKDPSSCMFFEPLLTVPLTRTLPFSLQYICRAAICNCTTYDGIDVLPLPPPLQEYLKEYHYKQKVRVRWLE
- the socs5a gene encoding suppressor of cytokine signaling 5a isoform X3; this translates as MDKVGKMWSNLKYRCQNLFVNEVGSRNENDLNCQKCSVSKNVSVQASDLPQHGLSPLNRNRTIPLVADTCLKTDKWNRNCVSDIPEIVETDLDKENENLATPPDSHLVRRDSYSRHAPWGGKKKHSCSTKMQMSFDVDKRFSRTRYGLQRRERRYGVSSIHDMDNLSNRSMTRQSIRQRLQETVGLCFPLRARNKQSKSLLSSRRKILLSELMLERCPFPAGSDLAQKWHLIKQHTAPVSSQSACWLETFDPTFASAEDEEDRLRERRRLSIEEGVDPPPNALIHTFESTAQINQTYKLGPKLAPGMSELSGDSRAITNGDWDSEEDTTTLCLQARKQKSRQVAAENISHSTKPGPWKVHTQIDYIHCLVPDLLQITSNSCYWGVMDRYEAEALLDGKPEGTFLLRDSAQEDYLFSEIGHPCSLICSYYYPILEVLFAMK